A DNA window from Chryseobacterium sp. MEBOG06 contains the following coding sequences:
- a CDS encoding LptF/LptG family permease → MLKIVDKYIIKKYLGTFSFMLVLLSIVVLVIDVQQKIPRIENAKAIDAKLDLTYFLIHFYPFWIVNLVVTFLSILVFISVIYFTSRMANNTEIVAIISSGASFHRFSKPYLYTSILIALMSLLVYHMVLPWANIKKNELEAYTYNAANKEKILGTAPASSQLSRTEYIFVDSWNKREKRGSSFVYQKFDKDRRMVYELKAGDVYWDNVKKQFVLNNFFEKTINKDNTEKLNNGIELRKNYGHSPEELFPNELLGQNKTTPELLKFIERERARGNGNLNSYLNELHQRTSMPVSIIILTFLALSLSSQKKRGGLGVNLAIGISLAFIFVFSFEALKVVSENKSLPPALAMWLPNLVFLPLTLYLYIKRANQ, encoded by the coding sequence ATGCTTAAAATTGTAGACAAATATATCATCAAAAAGTACCTTGGAACTTTCAGTTTCATGTTGGTTCTTTTGTCTATAGTCGTACTTGTTATCGATGTTCAGCAGAAGATTCCAAGGATAGAAAATGCGAAGGCCATTGATGCAAAACTTGACCTCACCTATTTTCTGATCCATTTCTATCCTTTTTGGATTGTGAATCTTGTGGTGACATTTCTTTCCATTCTGGTCTTTATTTCGGTGATTTATTTTACATCCAGAATGGCGAATAATACCGAAATTGTAGCTATTATCAGTAGTGGAGCAAGTTTTCACAGGTTTTCAAAACCTTATTTATATACTTCTATTTTAATTGCATTGATGTCCCTTTTGGTGTACCATATGGTTCTTCCTTGGGCGAATATCAAGAAAAATGAACTCGAAGCCTATACCTATAATGCGGCCAATAAAGAAAAGATTTTGGGAACGGCACCTGCCTCTTCGCAGTTGAGCAGAACAGAATATATCTTTGTTGACTCATGGAATAAAAGAGAAAAAAGAGGCTCTAGCTTCGTCTATCAGAAATTTGATAAAGACAGAAGAATGGTATATGAGCTGAAAGCCGGTGATGTATATTGGGATAATGTTAAAAAACAGTTTGTCTTAAATAACTTTTTCGAAAAAACAATCAATAAAGACAATACTGAAAAGCTGAATAACGGCATAGAGCTTAGAAAAAACTATGGACATTCACCCGAAGAACTCTTTCCAAATGAGCTTTTAGGGCAAAATAAAACCACTCCCGAACTTTTAAAATTTATTGAAAGAGAAAGAGCAAGAGGAAACGGAAACCTGAATTCTTATCTGAATGAACTTCATCAAAGAACGTCAATGCCTGTTTCTATTATTATACTGACCTTTTTAGCCCTTTCACTATCCTCTCAAAAGAAAAGAGGAGGACTTGGGGTCAATTTGGCGATAGGAATTTCACTGGCCTTTATCTTCGTGTTTTCATTTGAAGCCTTAAAAGTAGTATCAGAAAATAAGAGTCTGCCTCCTGCATTAGCGATGTGGCTGCCTAACCTCGTATTTCTTCCGCTTACCCTATACCTGTATATCAAAAGAGCAAATCAATAA
- a CDS encoding biotin--[acetyl-CoA-carboxylase] ligase: protein MSQLFYLNECSSTNDEISKFLLYENSDFIGLHTFNQTKGRGQYGNVWTQTAGKNLAYTLAVNTQHILCSDFIFNYYTAIIVRDFLAKLADSDVRIKWPNDIILKGKKIVGILIEKKKINQNNYFIIGTGINILQDKFDEISNAGSLLTQTGVQFDLEEVAFNFHTYLSEKLKNIPSDQEILEVFNKSLFRKNEISVFEIGKQRQNGIIRYADEKGELWIELENDGLRPFYHKEVKLLY from the coding sequence ATGAGCCAACTCTTCTATCTGAACGAATGTTCTTCTACTAATGACGAAATATCAAAGTTTTTACTTTATGAAAATTCAGATTTTATAGGATTGCATACTTTTAATCAAACTAAAGGCCGTGGTCAGTATGGAAATGTATGGACTCAGACTGCCGGAAAAAACCTAGCTTATACGCTGGCAGTGAATACTCAACACATTCTGTGCTCCGACTTTATATTCAATTATTATACCGCAATTATTGTCCGGGATTTCCTTGCCAAATTGGCTGATTCTGATGTAAGAATTAAATGGCCGAATGATATTATCCTTAAAGGTAAAAAAATCGTTGGAATTTTAATAGAAAAGAAAAAAATTAATCAAAATAATTATTTCATTATCGGAACCGGAATTAATATTTTACAGGATAAATTTGATGAAATATCAAATGCAGGGTCGCTTTTAACTCAAACTGGGGTACAATTTGACCTTGAGGAGGTCGCTTTCAATTTTCATACTTATCTGTCTGAAAAACTTAAAAATATACCATCTGATCAGGAAATACTGGAAGTCTTTAACAAAAGCCTCTTCCGCAAAAATGAAATCTCAGTTTTTGAAATCGGAAAACAAAGACAAAATGGCATCATCCGATATGCAGACGAAAAGGGTGAGCTCTGGATCGAACTCGAAAATGACGGATTACGCCCGTTTTATCATAAAGAAGTAAAACTCCTTTATTGA
- the rsfS gene encoding ribosome silencing factor, which translates to MNKTAEKQALIDKIVEAIQDVKGEDIMIFDLSNIENSVAETFVICSGNSNTQVSALAGSVEKKVRNDLKDRPWHVEGTENAMWVLVDYVSVVVHIFQKDVREYYDIEELWGDAVITKIENEL; encoded by the coding sequence ATGAATAAAACAGCAGAAAAACAAGCATTAATAGATAAAATCGTTGAAGCTATCCAGGATGTAAAAGGTGAAGATATCATGATCTTTGATCTTTCCAACATTGAAAACTCCGTGGCAGAAACGTTCGTAATATGTAGTGGTAACTCAAATACGCAGGTTTCGGCATTAGCGGGAAGCGTTGAGAAGAAAGTTAGAAACGACTTAAAAGACAGACCTTGGCACGTTGAAGGAACGGAAAATGCAATGTGGGTACTTGTGGATTACGTTTCCGTGGTAGTTCATATATTTCAGAAAGATGTACGTGAGTACTATGATATAGAAGAGCTTTGGGGTGACGCAGTTATCACCAAAATTGAAAATGAATTGTAA
- the ftsH gene encoding ATP-dependent zinc metalloprotease FtsH encodes MNNKGFNWFFPIAIIALLLFFGSNFLGGDSAKSIDEDGFFREMQAGKVQNIIIYKDIEKADVFLTKEAKSATVAKTAKENNPLSAFEMAPKADYSVKYGDLQLFLQKFEQIKAENPVIKTSKDYGTGKSPFADILVSALIWIAILGLFYFLLFRKMGGGGGPGGQIFSIGKSKAKLFDEKERIQVTFKDVAGLEGAKEEVQEVVDFLKNSEKYTKLGGKIPKGVLLVGPPGTGKTLLAKAVAGEAKVPFFSLSGSDFVEMFVGVGASRVRDLFAQAKAKSPAIIFIDEIDAIGRARGKNNFSGGNDERENTLNQLLTEMDGFGTDVNVIVMAATNRADILDKALMRAGRFDRSIYVDLPELHERKEIFDVHLKKIKLDDNVDRDFLAKQTPGFSGADIANVCNEAALIAARYNHTSVTKQDFLDAVDRIIGGLEKKNMAIKPSEKKRVAYHEAGHATISWLVEHASPLLKVTIVPRGRSLGAAWYLPEERQLTTTEQMLDEMCATLGGRAAEQVIFNNISTGALSDLETVTKRAQAMVTIYGLSPNIGNISYYDSSGQSEYSFGKPYSEETATKIDVEIKSIIENQYERAVRILDENKDKLDALANKLLEKEVIFREDLEEIFGKRAWDPELTERPVTNTIPVKDIPGALDMPQIKEKEEESEIQAPESPTQL; translated from the coding sequence ATGAATAATAAAGGATTCAACTGGTTCTTTCCTATTGCAATCATAGCTCTTTTGCTATTCTTTGGCTCCAATTTCCTTGGAGGTGACAGTGCAAAATCTATTGATGAAGATGGTTTCTTTAGAGAAATGCAGGCGGGGAAAGTCCAAAATATAATTATATACAAAGACATAGAGAAAGCTGATGTTTTCCTTACCAAAGAGGCCAAATCGGCAACGGTTGCCAAAACCGCTAAAGAAAATAACCCTCTTTCTGCATTCGAAATGGCTCCTAAAGCAGATTATTCTGTAAAATATGGAGACCTTCAACTTTTCCTTCAGAAATTTGAGCAGATAAAAGCTGAAAATCCGGTGATTAAGACTTCTAAAGATTATGGAACAGGTAAAAGCCCGTTTGCCGATATCTTAGTGTCTGCGTTAATCTGGATCGCCATTTTAGGATTATTCTACTTCCTTCTTTTCAGAAAGATGGGCGGTGGAGGAGGCCCTGGAGGACAAATCTTCTCTATCGGGAAATCTAAAGCAAAGCTTTTTGACGAAAAAGAAAGAATTCAGGTAACATTTAAAGATGTTGCAGGACTGGAAGGTGCTAAAGAAGAAGTTCAGGAAGTCGTTGATTTCTTGAAAAACTCTGAAAAATACACTAAACTTGGAGGTAAGATTCCTAAAGGTGTACTTTTAGTAGGCCCTCCGGGAACAGGTAAAACTCTATTGGCAAAAGCTGTTGCAGGTGAAGCTAAAGTTCCGTTCTTCTCACTTTCAGGTTCTGATTTCGTAGAGATGTTTGTAGGAGTAGGTGCCTCAAGAGTAAGAGACCTTTTTGCACAGGCAAAAGCAAAATCTCCGGCAATTATCTTTATTGATGAGATAGACGCTATCGGACGTGCAAGAGGGAAAAATAACTTCTCAGGCGGAAACGACGAAAGAGAAAATACCCTGAACCAGCTTCTTACGGAAATGGATGGCTTCGGAACAGATGTGAACGTAATTGTTATGGCAGCCACCAACAGAGCAGATATCCTTGATAAGGCTTTGATGAGAGCAGGACGTTTTGACCGTTCCATTTATGTAGACCTTCCGGAATTACATGAAAGAAAAGAAATTTTTGATGTTCACTTGAAAAAAATTAAGCTGGACGATAATGTTGACAGAGATTTCTTGGCCAAACAAACCCCTGGATTCAGTGGAGCAGATATTGCTAACGTTTGTAATGAAGCAGCACTTATTGCTGCAAGATATAACCATACCTCTGTTACAAAACAGGATTTCCTGGATGCTGTAGACAGAATCATCGGAGGTCTTGAAAAGAAAAACATGGCCATCAAGCCATCTGAAAAGAAAAGAGTTGCTTATCATGAGGCAGGTCACGCTACAATCTCCTGGTTGGTAGAGCATGCATCACCTCTTTTAAAAGTAACGATTGTGCCAAGAGGACGTTCTTTAGGTGCAGCATGGTATCTTCCGGAAGAAAGACAGCTTACTACGACAGAACAGATGCTGGACGAAATGTGTGCTACCTTAGGAGGTAGAGCAGCAGAACAGGTGATCTTCAATAATATCTCTACAGGTGCACTTTCTGACCTGGAAACGGTTACTAAGAGAGCACAGGCAATGGTTACGATTTATGGTTTAAGCCCGAATATCGGAAACATCTCTTATTACGACAGCTCAGGCCAGTCTGAATATTCTTTTGGAAAACCTTATTCTGAGGAAACCGCTACTAAAATTGATGTAGAGATTAAGTCAATCATCGAAAATCAGTATGAAAGAGCAGTAAGAATTCTTGATGAAAATAAAGATAAACTTGATGCTTTAGCCAATAAGCTTTTAGAAAAAGAAGTAATCTTCCGTGAAGACCTGGAGGAAATATTCGGAAAGAGAGCATGGGATCCTGAATTGACAGAGAGACCAGTTACCAATACAATTCCGGTAAAAGATATTCCGGGAGCATTGGATATGCCTCAGATCAAAGAGAAAGAAGAAGAAAGCGAAATACAGGCTCCAGAAAGCCCGACACAGCTTTAA
- a CDS encoding LUD domain-containing protein: protein MNLFKRIVSKLTNQPEEEDKQSLEKLGDSLKNADLDYKFAQLFTHSGGFFNYCADEAEALQTLNQIVKIENIGNLFCWDKELQNFLNVVKTSYTSELQPSNDAAFITCEYLIAYDGRIMLSHNNILHYHSSRLPEKIIIIANVSQIVNNLNDAMGKIKRNGNIKNLTSISGSQSKMDSSSNSNVKLFLLLLED from the coding sequence TTGAATTTATTCAAGAGGATTGTAAGCAAACTTACCAACCAGCCTGAGGAAGAAGACAAACAGAGCCTGGAGAAGCTTGGGGATTCGCTGAAAAATGCGGATCTTGACTATAAGTTTGCGCAATTATTTACGCATTCGGGGGGATTTTTTAATTATTGTGCAGATGAAGCGGAAGCTCTACAGACTTTAAATCAAATTGTCAAAATAGAAAATATTGGCAATCTTTTTTGCTGGGATAAAGAACTTCAGAACTTTTTGAACGTTGTGAAGACTTCTTATACTTCAGAACTGCAGCCATCTAATGATGCTGCATTTATTACTTGTGAGTATCTCATTGCTTATGATGGCAGGATCATGCTGTCACATAACAATATTCTTCACTATCACTCTTCAAGGCTGCCGGAGAAAATAATCATCATTGCCAATGTTTCTCAGATTGTCAACAATCTGAACGATGCCATGGGGAAAATAAAAAGAAATGGAAATATCAAGAACCTTACTTCCATCAGTGGAAGCCAGTCTAAAATGGACAGTTCTTCCAATTCTAATGTGAAACTGTTTTTATTACTGCTTGAAGATTAA
- a CDS encoding phosphatidate cytidylyltransferase yields MDKNLIQRTISGIVYVAIIILCSTPWGAQLINNISPGLIKQQYLYHALMCLLLIVGTWECVKIMKFGNGYEKWVVYPLVIFIFYIFSKRYFNHDFFFDFRLSEILALALIGIAVLTLFKYPNELYFDSGKLIFTVIYVALPFSFALGLPKFSSYNDTFTLEVLFLFILIWSSDTFAYLVGKFFGKHKMAPKISPKKTWEGYIGGVVLTLVLSYFIEHYQPELRGNWMFVGFLVAAFAPLGDLVESQLKRNFGAKDSGNIIPGHGGVLDRLDSFIICVPVVYLYFILEKFI; encoded by the coding sequence TTGGACAAAAATCTCATTCAAAGAACCATTTCCGGTATAGTCTATGTTGCTATCATTATTCTTTGTTCAACTCCCTGGGGAGCACAACTGATCAATAATATCTCTCCCGGCCTTATCAAACAGCAGTATCTTTATCATGCACTGATGTGCCTTCTGCTTATTGTAGGTACCTGGGAGTGTGTAAAGATCATGAAATTCGGAAACGGATATGAAAAATGGGTAGTATATCCATTGGTTATTTTTATATTTTATATTTTTTCAAAACGATACTTCAATCATGATTTCTTTTTTGACTTCAGGTTGAGCGAAATATTAGCATTGGCCCTGATTGGGATTGCTGTGCTTACTTTATTCAAATATCCTAACGAATTATACTTCGACAGCGGGAAGCTGATTTTTACGGTCATTTACGTGGCTCTGCCGTTCAGTTTTGCATTAGGCCTGCCTAAGTTTTCCAGTTATAATGACACTTTTACTTTGGAAGTTCTTTTTCTGTTTATCCTGATATGGAGTAGTGATACTTTTGCTTATCTGGTAGGTAAATTCTTTGGTAAACATAAGATGGCACCCAAGATTTCGCCTAAAAAAACCTGGGAAGGATATATTGGAGGTGTTGTTTTAACGCTGGTTTTATCTTATTTCATAGAACATTATCAGCCGGAGCTTAGAGGAAACTGGATGTTTGTCGGGTTTTTAGTAGCAGCTTTTGCTCCATTAGGCGATTTGGTAGAGAGCCAGCTGAAAAGAAATTTCGGTGCAAAAGACAGCGGAAACATCATTCCGGGGCATGGTGGAGTTTTAGATAGACTGGATAGTTTTATTATCTGCGTTCCTGTCGTATATTTGTACTTTATTTTAGAAAAATTTATTTAG
- a CDS encoding phosphatidylserine decarboxylase family protein, which produces MKLHRESKGTITVATILFIILGALAIYFLKIWSLLIIVPLLVIYCLVFWFFRVPNRTILDHKENVIAPVDGKVVMIKEVEEDEFIKGKAIQVSIFMSPLNVHICRYPVSGEVIYKKYHPGKYLVAWHEKSSTENERTTMAVQTLTNHKVVFRQIAGYVARRIVFYCNEGDNAKAGHEFGFIKFGSRMDIFLPLDTEIICKIGDITKGGLDVIAKLKEN; this is translated from the coding sequence ATGAAATTACATAGAGAATCAAAAGGAACTATTACTGTAGCGACCATACTTTTTATTATATTGGGAGCATTAGCAATTTATTTCCTTAAAATATGGTCCCTGTTGATCATCGTACCTTTGCTGGTTATTTATTGTTTAGTCTTCTGGTTTTTCAGAGTGCCAAACCGTACTATTCTTGACCACAAAGAAAATGTGATCGCTCCGGTGGACGGAAAAGTAGTCATGATCAAAGAAGTGGAAGAGGACGAGTTTATAAAAGGGAAAGCTATTCAGGTTTCTATTTTCATGTCTCCACTGAATGTTCACATCTGCAGGTATCCTGTTTCAGGTGAAGTGATTTATAAAAAGTATCACCCTGGAAAGTATCTTGTAGCATGGCACGAAAAGTCTTCTACAGAAAATGAAAGAACAACAATGGCTGTTCAGACTTTAACCAATCATAAGGTAGTTTTCAGACAGATTGCAGGATATGTGGCAAGAAGGATTGTTTTCTATTGTAATGAAGGAGATAATGCAAAAGCGGGACATGAGTTCGGATTCATCAAATTCGGTTCGAGAATGGACATATTCCTGCCTTTAGATACTGAGATCATCTGTAAGATCGGAGATATTACAAAAGGAGGTTTGGATGTGATTGCCAAATTGAAAGAAAATTAA
- a CDS encoding helix-turn-helix transcriptional regulator, giving the protein MIYKFFFKVINDEAETIDDFESNYLHLINRYLLLLFFIFLFYSIFIITFFGDMFVSIFLTVITFFWLFLMAIKGKTKRFRKVLKTAIISIFVLLTFIVSFFNIYTYKNAGVEYFYFCLLFAVPFFLNYKKDAFSIFFITFMISINFIVCLYFDFDFLPKSRFIEKQDFKTIKLLNILFSIASFLMDIVFIAQKDVLIKGLITDRKEKDSTIKDLIKTNAELMKHQMLINHLSEENIQEILNLAEANSSMFFEKFQVFFPHFIPDILKINPNLIHSELYFCALMKLDFDTKKIAQCTNNSIRAVESKKYRIRKKLNISSEVNINSFLIKI; this is encoded by the coding sequence ATGATTTATAAGTTTTTCTTTAAGGTGATCAATGACGAAGCTGAGACAATAGATGATTTTGAAAGTAATTATCTGCATCTTATTAACCGCTATCTGCTTTTACTTTTTTTCATATTTCTGTTTTACTCCATCTTTATTATTACTTTTTTTGGAGATATGTTTGTTTCCATATTTCTTACTGTGATTACTTTTTTCTGGTTGTTTCTAATGGCCATAAAAGGAAAGACGAAACGGTTCAGAAAAGTATTGAAAACTGCCATTATCAGTATCTTTGTTTTACTTACCTTTATTGTGAGTTTTTTTAATATTTATACATACAAAAATGCCGGGGTAGAATATTTTTATTTTTGTCTTTTATTTGCTGTTCCATTCTTTTTGAACTATAAAAAAGATGCATTTTCTATCTTCTTCATTACTTTCATGATCAGCATTAATTTTATTGTTTGCCTATACTTTGATTTTGACTTTCTGCCTAAAAGCAGATTTATAGAAAAACAGGACTTTAAAACAATAAAGCTGTTGAATATCTTGTTTTCCATTGCATCTTTCCTGATGGATATCGTTTTTATTGCTCAGAAAGATGTGCTTATAAAAGGGTTGATTACGGATCGGAAAGAGAAGGATTCCACCATTAAAGATCTGATAAAGACGAATGCTGAACTGATGAAACATCAGATGCTGATCAATCATCTCTCAGAGGAAAACATTCAGGAAATTTTGAACCTTGCAGAAGCTAATTCTTCCATGTTTTTTGAAAAATTTCAGGTGTTTTTTCCTCACTTTATCCCGGATATTTTAAAAATAAACCCAAATCTTATTCATTCAGAACTGTATTTCTGTGCGTTGATGAAACTTGATTTTGATACGAAGAAAATAGCACAATGTACCAATAACAGTATCCGTGCTGTAGAAAGTAAAAAATACAGAATACGAAAAAAACTGAATATTTCTTCTGAAGTAAACATCAATAGTTTTCTCATTAAAATTTAG
- a CDS encoding transposase, with product MNIKNIHIGSLIRSKVEEYQIPIERISRFLDRAEEDVEKMYNEKSIDTEILLKWCKLLKFDFFRFYSGHLILYAPPSRVDNTVSEKKNTMVFRKNVYTQEVKDFILEKIANGEMTANEVVLRYKIPKTTLYKWMKKI from the coding sequence ATGAATATTAAAAACATCCATATTGGCAGTCTGATCAGATCCAAAGTGGAAGAGTATCAGATCCCGATAGAAAGAATCAGCAGATTTTTAGATAGAGCAGAAGAGGATGTGGAAAAAATGTACAATGAGAAAAGCATTGACACTGAAATTCTGTTGAAATGGTGTAAACTTTTAAAATTTGATTTCTTCAGATTTTATAGCGGACATCTTATTTTGTATGCTCCTCCGTCAAGAGTTGATAACACAGTCAGCGAAAAGAAAAACACAATGGTCTTCAGGAAAAATGTCTATACGCAAGAGGTAAAAGATTTTATACTTGAGAAAATAGCAAATGGTGAGATGACGGCCAATGAAGTTGTTCTACGGTACAAAATTCCCAAAACGACCTTATACAAATGGATGAAAAAAATATAA
- a CDS encoding helix-turn-helix domain-containing protein — MIPDYKQIYTDILKEKFPEKLMDITIKHRLERLHSAIDVVNFNQMVFGQPEYEVGFNNQRLRSYDEESILKILSYQKKNKLTNLQLSSHFKISRNTVTKWKAIFKI; from the coding sequence ATGATTCCGGATTACAAACAGATTTATACGGATATTCTTAAGGAAAAGTTTCCTGAGAAATTAATGGATATTACCATTAAGCATCGGCTGGAAAGATTGCATTCGGCTATTGATGTTGTGAATTTTAATCAAATGGTTTTTGGGCAGCCGGAATATGAAGTCGGATTTAATAATCAAAGGCTTCGCTCTTATGATGAAGAATCAATCTTAAAAATTCTCAGCTATCAGAAAAAGAATAAACTTACCAACCTACAGTTGAGCAGCCATTTTAAAATAAGTAGAAATACAGTTACCAAATGGAAAGCTATTTTTAAAATTTGA
- a CDS encoding DUF1801 domain-containing protein: MNPIQEYFYRIKEPERSTLLFLRKKILASDTENITETFSFGLPFIKYKKKMLCYFYYSKKYQKHYLSFYHGDKLDYPELIQDGRKKFKILLIDMEEDLPVEFILSLTEEIKRYVK, from the coding sequence ATGAATCCTATACAAGAGTACTTCTACAGAATTAAAGAACCTGAAAGAAGTACTCTTTTATTTTTGCGCAAAAAGATCCTGGCATCCGATACTGAAAACATTACAGAAACCTTTAGCTTCGGGCTTCCTTTTATCAAGTATAAAAAGAAAATGCTGTGCTATTTCTATTACAGCAAAAAATACCAAAAGCATTACCTGAGTTTTTATCACGGTGACAAACTCGATTATCCTGAGCTGATCCAGGATGGCAGAAAGAAGTTTAAGATTCTTCTCATTGATATGGAAGAAGATCTTCCAGTAGAATTTATATTAAGCCTTACAGAAGAGATTAAAAGATATGTAAAATAA
- a CDS encoding ABC transporter ATP-binding protein, with amino-acid sequence MNEYKKILKFARPHQKYIYGSLFFNILYSVFQIASLGTILPVLGMLFGTIKPEKYETAPVYSGEFLDFFSYIKDYLNYSIQNLVAEYGTLKVLAWLCIITAFMFLLRNIFRYLGAFLLINYRVGVTKDLRGAMYRKVLSLPVSFFTDSRKGDLMSRMSNDVGEVEGNILGSLVELINAPFMLISTLVSLFILSPEMTLFSLLVLPVMGTMIALVGKSLKKDSHEAQNEMGTIFSIVDETLKSSKVIKIFNAEKIMDNRFMKSMNKWISSSISLGRKKELASPMSEFLGSITFLIIAWYGGKQIIVEQSISPADFLVFLGLFFQILPPAKSLSTSISNVQKGEASLKRVLEILDADVKIEEIAEPVSITTLKDHIEFKNIGFYYDKSNLILKNFNLTIPKGKTVALVGQSGSGKTTIANLLARFYDVPEGEILIDGTDIKHLKLKEYRQLLGMVTQESVLFNDSVYNNILMGKPDATREEVITAAKIANADSFITGLSEGYDTNIGDDGNKLSGGQKQRVSIARAVLKNPPIMILDEATSALDTESERFVQDALEKMMENRTSLVIAHRLSTIQKADWIVVMEKGDIVEQGTHYDLIAKKGMYNKLVELQNFD; translated from the coding sequence ATGAACGAATATAAAAAAATCTTAAAGTTCGCGAGACCGCATCAAAAATACATCTACGGAAGTTTATTTTTCAATATCCTATATTCTGTATTTCAAATTGCCTCCTTAGGAACTATTTTACCCGTATTAGGGATGCTTTTTGGGACCATCAAACCTGAAAAATACGAGACTGCCCCTGTTTATTCAGGAGAGTTTCTTGATTTTTTCAGCTATATAAAAGATTATTTAAATTATTCTATTCAGAATTTAGTAGCTGAATATGGTACCCTGAAGGTTCTTGCATGGCTTTGTATCATAACGGCATTTATGTTTCTTTTAAGAAATATTTTCAGATATCTTGGTGCTTTCCTATTAATCAACTATCGTGTAGGCGTTACAAAGGATCTTCGTGGAGCAATGTATAGAAAAGTACTTTCTTTACCTGTTTCATTTTTTACTGACAGCAGAAAAGGAGATCTGATGTCCCGTATGTCGAATGATGTGGGAGAAGTTGAAGGCAATATTTTAGGAAGTTTAGTGGAGCTTATTAACGCTCCTTTCATGTTGATCAGTACCTTGGTCAGCTTATTCATCCTAAGTCCTGAGATGACCCTTTTCTCTCTATTGGTACTTCCGGTGATGGGAACAATGATTGCCTTAGTGGGGAAAAGCCTTAAAAAAGATTCTCATGAAGCACAAAATGAAATGGGAACCATCTTTTCTATAGTAGATGAAACACTGAAATCGTCGAAAGTCATTAAAATTTTCAATGCTGAAAAGATAATGGACAATCGTTTTATGAAGTCTATGAATAAGTGGATTTCAAGCTCAATCAGCTTAGGAAGAAAGAAGGAATTAGCCTCTCCGATGAGCGAATTTTTAGGTTCTATTACCTTTTTGATTATCGCATGGTATGGAGGAAAACAAATTATTGTTGAACAAAGTATCTCTCCAGCGGATTTCTTAGTGTTCTTAGGATTATTTTTCCAGATCCTGCCTCCGGCAAAAAGCTTATCCACTTCTATTTCCAACGTACAAAAAGGGGAAGCTTCTCTGAAAAGAGTACTGGAAATTCTGGATGCAGATGTAAAAATCGAAGAAATTGCAGAGCCTGTTTCTATTACGACCCTTAAAGATCATATTGAATTTAAAAATATCGGATTCTACTATGACAAATCCAATCTGATTCTTAAAAACTTTAATCTAACGATTCCTAAAGGAAAAACCGTTGCATTAGTTGGACAGAGTGGAAGTGGAAAAACAACTATAGCTAACCTTTTAGCAAGATTCTATGATGTTCCGGAAGGAGAAATTCTGATTGACGGAACAGATATCAAACATTTAAAATTAAAAGAATACCGACAGCTTCTCGGAATGGTGACGCAGGAGTCTGTTTTATTCAATGATTCTGTTTACAATAATATCCTGATGGGTAAACCGGATGCAACCAGGGAGGAAGTTATCACAGCGGCTAAAATTGCCAATGCAGATTCCTTTATTACCGGACTTTCTGAAGGGTATGACACCAATATTGGAGATGATGGAAATAAACTTTCCGGAGGACAAAAACAAAGGGTTTCTATTGCACGGGCAGTATTGAAAAACCCTCCAATCATGATTCTTGATGAAGCTACATCAGCCCTTGATACAGAATCTGAAAGATTTGTACAGGACGCTTTAGAAAAAATGATGGAAAACAGAACTTCTTTAGTAATTGCCCACCGACTTTCAACTATTCAAAAAGCAGACTGGATTGTCGTGATGGAAAAAGGAGATATCGTAGAGCAGGGAACCCATTATGACCTTATTGCTAAAAAAGGAATGTATAACAAGCTTGTTGAGCTTCAAAACTTTGACTAA